Genomic segment of Mercurialis annua linkage group LG6, ddMerAnnu1.2, whole genome shotgun sequence:
agaattaatgACGATGAACCAAACAACAAGTAAGCTTCCTTTTTCTTCTCCtaattcttcttcatcttcttcttctactcAATTCAGAAACTTTCTTCCTCAACTTCATCACttaaacaacaacaacaatctATGGCTTCCTTCGTCTGATCATCAACGCGACTCGTCTCCGAATTTCGACAAGAAACTTGACTTGATGGACTTATCACTAGGAAATGATCATCACAGTATCATTAATGGCGGGGCTGTTACTAATACAAGTGCTGCTGCGAGCAGTGCGTCTGAAAGAGAGCATATGTTTGATAAAGTAGTGACTCCGAGTGATGTAGGTAAGCTTAACCGGCTCGTGATTCCGAAACAACATGCTGAGAAGTATTTTCCGCTTGATTCGTCGTCGAACGAGAAGGGTCTTCTGCTGAATTTCGAGGACCGGAACGGGAAGCCGTGGAGGTTCCGGTACTCGTATTGGAACAGCAGTCAGAGCTACGTTATGACGAAAGGGTGGAGTCGTTTTGTGAAGGAAAAGAAGCTGGATGCGGGTGATATAGTGTCGTTTCAACGAGGAGTAGGCGAGTCAGGGAAGCATCGTCTGTATATAGACTGGAGACGCAGGCCTAATGCACCAGATCCAACACATTTTGAGCTACAAAATCAGCTACACTTCCCACAGTCGGTGCGGTGGGGTAGACTCTATTCATTGCCTCAGCCTTTGTCGCCTCTGCCGAGAGTACCCTATGACCAATCTCAGTTCCACCATTTGAATTACAGTATTCAACCTTACAATAATAGCAACAacaatcatcatcatcactacCAATATCAACACCAGCAATACGGCAACCCCCAGTATTACTTACGGCCGCCACAGCCGCCCCCACCCGGAGTCATACAATTCGGGACAGTGCATCATCAGCAACAACAAGCTGATCATCATCAAGCTGGATCAACAATGGTGATTGATTCAATTCCGGTTGCTCACGGAAGAAGCGTAGGAAAAAGACTGAGGCTGTTCGGTGTGAACATGGAATGCCTATCACAAGATGAtcaatcttcttcttcatctgaCAACATGGTTCCATTTTCTCCTCATTTAGCTCCACAGTCAAGATTATCAAGCAGCagcagcggcggcggcggctCGATGTCAACAAGCAGACAGCAACCACctgatcatcatcatcatcctcaaCAACATCATCATGAATTTTCAAAGAAAGGAAAGACTTCTTTGTCTTTTGATTTAGATCTTTGATCACATTTTCATTAAAACAATCAAGAATCATATATTTTAGTTACTACAATATTTCTCTCTAATTTTGCCAATGGGTAATTCAAGaaaatatattgaatttttttgtctttatctTTGTTTGTATGTTCTTTTTTTATCATCGGAAAAGAAAAACGCTTGTAGGAGAAATTAAAACCACGACTTTAACAGAATGCTAGCTAGCATTTTTTCCCTGCAATTCTAACAAAATTCTAACAtgtatataactgttttattacaaaattattGAGTGATTGATTTGATTGATAGATATTATTTCCTTATCCTTAACAAGAGCCTGGAGTTGCCAATAAACTGTACTTTGATTTCAATTCTTGATCAGTTAATCTCTCAAATGGACAGATGGGTACATTGTTAATTGGTTGGAATAGTAAAAAAGTTTtagtctttttaattttatttgtattaccTTATTAAGATAATTCTGTAGCTATTGCTTAGTTTATAGAGGTTTGCAGGTTTTTGTTGCAGAAAAGTTGCAGCGCTGTAAAAGGTAGCTTCTGTATTCTTACTCTTTCactttaattatgtttttttcccctcaaattttgttaattataattaaatttatcttttctcAGTAATTCATGTTTTCTTGTTTATTACAGCCACTTTTTTGTCTGGATTAGTAGCAGCACAAAAAAATGTTGAAAGAGATTTATCATCAAATGAGGTATTCTTATTACTAGTGGATTCTACTTAAAAACTTTGTGGTTTAAAATGCATGTATAAATTTGTTTAATCATGTTTTTGAGAATCACTTTATAAAAATCTGAGTTCGTCCAGATTTCAATCTTTATCTGATGGTTATATTCAATATCTTATGGTCAAACTTTTTAATAGCCATCATATATGACTCTAGACTAAGTGGATTGATAGCATAGTGGCTAATATTCTCTCTCTTTTGTACActtaatgtttgatttgttttaatttttttagatcaaaTTTATAAGATTTTGTTTGGCTCAAATATTTTGGAAAAAGATTAATCGctctatttaaaattattatttggtaTTCATTCATTTCGAACATCTCGAAACGGGATGAGGCGGTCGTCCC
This window contains:
- the LOC126688089 gene encoding B3 domain-containing transcription factor NGA1-like gives rise to the protein MNFAEQESEFSDKQEPEEEEEEEDEELMTMNQTTSKLPFSSPNSSSSSSSTQFRNFLPQLHHLNNNNNLWLPSSDHQRDSSPNFDKKLDLMDLSLGNDHHSIINGGAVTNTSAAASSASEREHMFDKVVTPSDVGKLNRLVIPKQHAEKYFPLDSSSNEKGLLLNFEDRNGKPWRFRYSYWNSSQSYVMTKGWSRFVKEKKLDAGDIVSFQRGVGESGKHRLYIDWRRRPNAPDPTHFELQNQLHFPQSVRWGRLYSLPQPLSPLPRVPYDQSQFHHLNYSIQPYNNSNNNHHHHYQYQHQQYGNPQYYLRPPQPPPPGVIQFGTVHHQQQQADHHQAGSTMVIDSIPVAHGRSVGKRLRLFGVNMECLSQDDQSSSSSDNMVPFSPHLAPQSRLSSSSSGGGGSMSTSRQQPPDHHHHPQQHHHEFSKKGKTSLSFDLDL